In Setaria viridis chromosome 5, Setaria_viridis_v4.0, whole genome shotgun sequence, the genomic stretch AGCTTGCACACGGAACTGCAAGCCAGGATGTTGCTAACCCGTCTATCCAGCTCGTCCTGTTCGTCGACGGCGCTGCAGAGGCATGCGTGCACCACCGGCAAGCCCCCcttccgcggcgccgccgggtgcTGGAAGAAGCGCGAGAAGCTCCCCGGCTTCAGAGCCAGAGTGACCGTCAagccgccgtgcgccgcgccAGGGAAGGGCGGCATTGTCCCGGCCGGCAACGATGACGACGGGGTAAGCCTCGGCACAGTGAAGCTGCCTGGCAACATCGACGTCGCTCGCTTTGAGAGCCTACTCTTTCAGGTCAGCGTTCCTGCCTCAGAATCAGAAGACACAAACGCCATGCATCGAGGCCATCGGCTGGTGCTTCAGCGTAGCTGAAACTGACCGTGTTCTCATGCTGTTTTACTGGCAGTGGGGAAACAGCCTCTGCCAAGGCGCCAACCTGCCGCTTCCGGTGCCTCTCAAGGTAGTAGGAGAACAAAATAGAGAAATGTTGATATGACTAGTTGCTCGAGATTTCTTCACCTGATGGAAGATTTTCGTGTGCGATCAGGTGGACAAGGTTGAGGGCGGCATCAGACTAGGGTTCATCGCAGTGGACGACGGCGCGACGCAGACGCTGGTTTACATCGACTGCCTGGTTTCTCAGGCCCCGGACGGCTCCGGGCCGGTGTTCCGAGCGATCAGGAACGGTCCTATGAAGGACAAGGAGCCACCTGGAGAGCCCAGGATCATGAGAAGCCTCCTTCAGGCTCTCCAAAAGTCTATTCAAATTGCACAAGTTTGACAGTGTAAAGGGCTGCAATTCCCTGTGACTGTAACTGACGAGAGCCCATTGAATCCTGTTATTCTCGTTCTCCTCTCTCGACACTTCAAAGAAATGAAGCTATAAGTTACTTTGAGGAAGTTACAGGAAATAGGACCATGGTCCAGTATTTCTTCATTATTGATGATCATTATTACGAGATTCCAGTAGCTATGTCAAATTGTCAATTGATCGAAGAAAAGAAGACATGTTACACATACTCGAGCAGAAAGAAATGATGTCTGACTGAATCTAACAGCAGGAGCATCTCCAAACATCACTTTTTAATAAGTATACAGGAATCAGTGTCAAAACAGGCCGGGAAAAAACAGCCTAAAACTCAGCAAGTGCAAACCCCCTATATCTCAAACATCGCGAGGCACTTATGATGACGAACAAGCTTCCAGCTTTGGGAGGATGCTGCGCCATGCATCAGCTATGTCTTTGGCTAGCTTAGCCTGCCCTTTGGCAAATTCATGGAACGCAAGTCCGATATCAGCTGTTTTTTGCTCCTGGAAACGAGCGAGTTcttcattcattattctaactATGTGTTCAAACTTCTTCGTAGCCTCCTCGCTGTCTGCTTTCAACTGCAAGAACAAGGCGAGATCAGTGAACAAGAACTCTAAACTCCATCCACGACTAGAATTCCTCAATGAACAATAACTTGCCTCTCTAAACTCAAATTCTGCTTCGGCATATTTCTCAGGGTTCATGAACTTCAATTTTTCACTGCAGAGAAAACAGCATTAGAAAGTTCTCGGGTAGAAGTATGGAACAGCCAGCATTATACTAATACATATGGATTCCTTTTTGGTCATCAGGACCCTGATTGGTATATTATAAACACATAGGTATATCATAAAATGTAAGGCTCTGGACCAGCATATTTGTTCCTGATTAGTTAACATTCTTCAAGACTGGATAGGAAAAAGGTAATTGGAGTACGCAAACACGTACAGGTTAAGCTCTTTATACTTCCTCTCCTGATCCAAATCAAAGTGCTGCCTGAAAGCATTGGCTCGATCCATCATGGTGGCCTGTTTGAACCCCAATTTTGTTAAAATTTCTTCAACATTATACAACCAATAATATGATTGCATAGAGATGCCAAGATAAAGATGCTTACTTTTATAGATTGTACAGCCCGCACATAATCTTTCAATGGTTCTTCAAAGTTAAAGAGAAGATTGTCTGCCTACAGTAACAGCATGTCGACATCATTAGAAACTTTGAGATAAATTGTTACACATGGGATTTAGTACTAAGCAGTACTATGTAAGAGTATAATGGTTACCTCTCTTTGCAACTTTATTGACAACATCTCTGACTTAGAACCAACTTCAGAAAACACCTTTTCCATCACATCTCCTTCACAAGCGCCTAAAAGCTTAATCGCCTTTCCAAATTCCGCCAAAGATTGCCCAAGTTCTAATCAATGAAAACCAGGATTGTGTAACTCATCTCGCTATCCAGGTAAACCAAATTTCGcacccaaaaaaagaaaattgagGTCTTATGAATGTCTCGGGATGCATGTTCATGCTCCTTGTGATATCCTACTCCAGGTCAGttgtttcattattttttaaaaactaAATGTAGAGCAAGCATATATTATTTTACTGAAATTACATTTTTGAATTTGTCCAAACCAGTCTCACAATTGAAAAAAAACTGCAAACTTGCGATCTATTTTAAATATGAAAGAAATTCAAAAACAGATCAACCAATATACCTCTGTGTCTTTTCACAAGACGGTATGCTTGTTTCTGTGCCTCTGCTAAATGATTTTCTAGTTCAAATATGTAATTTTTAAGCTTCTCATACTCAGGAGTAGATTCCTCCACTGGCTTTTCTTTTCCCAGAACAACATCACTGACTTTTGACTGTACATCCTAAAAGAAGACGGTAACACGATTGTTAACCAGCAAATGCCATGTCGATATTGAGAGGGATGGAAGGAAGTCAGAATAATGCTATGTATAAATAAGACTACCTTAAACATCTGTAAGAAATCTGATGGCTTCTTAAAAATACCAGTCTCATAAGACCTTGCCCTATCCATTTTCTGCTTCACGCACAGGAAAAAGAAACATGAGCAGAAGACCAAAACCAACAATAAATTATTTAGTCTTCAGAATGAGATATATGTAAGCATGGACTCATGGATACAGAAAAACATAAGACAACCATCAAGAGAGTATGAACCCTGTAAGGTACAAGGTTGCAAAAAGACTATTGTAAAGTATGAAGTTGAGTTTATATAACACACTTAAATGATAAGACCTTCACAGCTTAGGTAACTGACTGATATTATTTATACTCTGAAGGAAATTTCAACATGAATTCAAGCAAAATGATCAGTAGTCATAGGAGTTGCATGGCTACTGGCAGCTATGCTTAGGACATGTGTTTTATTCCAAAGACTGATTGTACACATTTCTCTGCAACAATACAATACTCTGATTTCAAGAACCATGGGTTTACAAAAAGAAGCTCAACTAAAACACAATCTAACTATAACAGCAACAAGAAACAATGTAGCATTCTACTGCTGCACGTTGAAATATGTACCTCTTCATCTGCCTGCAAAAATACCCTCAAGACTTCACTTTGCTTGAGCTCAGGGTGTGAAGCTATCCTGTTAATGAATAAGTCCAGAGCTTGACGCCGCAATTCAATGAACTCCTTGCTAAAACGGAATTTCTCTGATGGTAAAGAATAAAAATAGTACAGTAAGCAACACACAAGTAGTTAGCACAATTGTTTAGCAATCAGAGATTTCCTGTCCAAAGAGATTAATGAAAAACATTGTTACGAAAATCATAATTTGGGACCTTACCAACAGCATTCTTCTCTGGAAGGGGAGGTATAAAAATGCCTTTGTACCTCTCAGCAAGCCTATCATGCAACCATTCAAAATCACTATAGCGTCGAATAACAATTTTCTCTGGTCCCTCAAATTCAGGCAAGTTGGTCTACAGAAACAAATGGGTGGCAAATTAACAAGTGTTGGAGGTGAAAACAAATGCCGCATGTCTGTACAGGAAATATGCATAGTTATTGGCAGTTAGTCATAAGATTGCCATGCAATTCGCACAATACGTTGTTAAGCTGCTCAGATGGAAGATTGCATCTAATTACTGTTTTCATTTCTTACTGAAACTCAAAtatacatttttcacaaactctaACTTACAACCACCTTAAAAATCATAACACTACTTCTTTCAATTGTCCACTTCTTTCATAAACACGATTCAACTCCACTGAATACTTTGCTGATAGCTCAACTGGTTACATAATATCTATCGAACGCTCTACTAAAATCTAGAAGGACACATGATTTCTGCTAAACAATGAGCTCCAATTAATACTGGATGGCAACAGATATTTGCTCCAGATCTATATTAGGAAGTCGTAACCCAAATTTAGAGTTCCACTGATCCAGCTCTTATACCACGAGACAAACTGTGCAAAAAATAGCTCTAAACTTAGGCAACCCGCACGAGtgtaagcaaagcatctactcgaagagcaccatgTTGCAAAATCAATCACTAAACCAGGAGTAACTGACGACTTAGCGGTTTGGTAGCCGGGACCACACCAGATTACCTTGGTGAAGACGCGGTAGGAGATGTATGCCTGCACGCCGGTGCCCATCTTGACGGGATCCGTGACGGAGATCGACAGGaacggcgcccccgccgccgccgccggcgaccgcggACTCTGCGACGGGCTCCTCTCCTGCGCGAGTCCCCATAGACAGATTCAGCGCCAATTACCAGCCGAGTGCACCAATGGTCAGCAGCCGCGGCGGAAGAGAAGCGGCGGAGGGGCGGGTCTAGTGGTTACCGGCGAGATCATGGCGAGCTTCGCGGTGaagcctcctcccttccctgGTGCGGCACGGCGAAGCGacgggaggaagaggacgacTTGGGAAGAAAGGGAAatcgattgattttttttttcgattGGATTTTCCGTGGGTACTTTTTGTTCAGATGGCTGTTAGTTACGGGATTACGGGCTTTGGATGGGTTGGATCGGGAGTCCCGGATCGGCCCGAGCCCACGTTCAGGACTGGGCTCAAGTGTGGCTGGTCCAAGATCGGAGCCGTCTACACGGCGCACGAATCTCAGAACACCGGCAAGATTCTCTTCTTCCCCAGAGCGCTAGCTCCGCAACAGACTCGTGGACCCCAAGTCTGCATCGgcacgcctcccacgccgccgTCTCGCCACCTCCCACCAGTGACGTGACGTCTCGTCCACCCTCACAGGCTCACACCGGCACACGCGACAGCACACGCTCAGCTCAGCCATGGAGCGCGCGCGGCACAGGAGCTCTCCCAGCTCCGAGCGCTTCCTCGGCTCCTTCCTCGCCCCCGCAGCCGCCGGCGAACAGTCCGCCTCCACTGCCTTCGAGCTCGACGAGGACGACCTCTTCTCCACAggatccgcctcgcccgagccgCCGAAGCTGGTGCGGCGCCCACTCATCCTGTCCTCCGTGCGCCCCGCAAACCCTAGCCCCATTCCccgtctccgccgcccgccggagggCATCCTGGACGCCCtacccgagcgccgccgctcgccgcctcaACCTTCTTCATcgacgtcgtcgtcccccggttCCCCTGCCGCTGCCCCTCCCCGCATGATCCCCGCCGTCCCCCGTCCGGCGCCGGTCCCGTCGCCGCAAATGGCGCGGTCTCTGCCGGTCAATGTCCCCGCGGCGCGGCTGCGGAAGCCGCCGAAGGTGATGGGTGAAAAGACTTTGCTTTTCCCCCTTTCCCCCATggatgaggacgacgaggagatgCTGCCGCCGCATGAGATggtggcgcgcgcgcgggctcgGGAGTCGCCGATGACGACGTTCTCAGTGCTGGAAGGAGCCGGGCGCACGCTCAAGGGGCGGGACCTCCGCCAGGTACGCAATGCAGTCTGGCGCAAGACCGGATTCCTCGACTGATCCGTGCCATTTGCACTGACCAGTAGCCTTCAGATAGATTCAAGTGATTGATTTTATATAATTATATGTCTGGACATCTGATTGTGTACATTATTGATCATTGGGTGTTAATTTTAGTCGCACCTGTAAAGCATATCTGCTCTATTAGTACTTGTAAACTTTTGAGTCGGGCAGTTAAGTTGCTGATATTGGGATATTTGGTTTGGCTTAAGATTTGATGTATCATGCATGCTTCTGTGTGTTAATTTGTTGCAATAAATAAGGTGTTAATTTTTAGCTCAGTTTAACATTTATTTACTAGAGGGGTCAATTTGTGTAGATTGGTGTTGGTGTGGTAGTGGAGTGAAGGGCATTGGTTCGATTTTACAGATTCCTTTCTTATACTGGTCATTAGTTTTTAACTTACTTTGACCCCTCTACATCCTGATTCTTCTGTGAATTCTAGGCTTTTTGATGAAGCTGCAACCTTAGGGTGTGGATATCAATTCGTAGATGAATAGACTGTTCATGTGTGTTATAGCGGTGGTGGTTAATCTAGATAGTATCTTTGTTTTGCATTTTTGCTTAGTCAGATGGGGTTCTCAGGCTACAATCTTACTACTTTGTACACATATTGACATATATGAAAATTATGTTTGGAAATATGAATCCAGTGAAC encodes the following:
- the LOC117858614 gene encoding uncharacterized protein; the protein is MLLTRLSSSSCSSTALQRHACTTGKPPFRGAAGCWKKREKLPGFRARVTVKPPCAAPGKGGIVPAGNDDDGVSLGTVKLPGNIDVARFESLLFQWGNSLCQGANLPLPVPLKVDKVEGGIRLGFIAVDDGATQTLVYIDCLVSQAPDGSGPVFRAIRNGPMKDKEPPGEPRIMRSLLQALQKSIQIAQV
- the LOC117858611 gene encoding sorting nexin 1; translated protein: MISPERSPSQSPRSPAAAAGAPFLSISVTDPVKMGTGVQAYISYRVFTKTNLPEFEGPEKIVIRRYSDFEWLHDRLAERYKGIFIPPLPEKNAVEKFRFSKEFIELRRQALDLFINRIASHPELKQSEVLRVFLQADEEKMDRARSYETGIFKKPSDFLQMFKDVQSKVSDVVLGKEKPVEESTPEYEKLKNYIFELENHLAEAQKQAYRLVKRHRELGQSLAEFGKAIKLLGACEGDVMEKVFSEVGSKSEMLSIKLQREADNLLFNFEEPLKDYVRAVQSIKATMMDRANAFRQHFDLDQERKYKELNLEKLKFMNPEKYAEAEFEFRELKADSEEATKKFEHIVRIMNEELARFQEQKTADIGLAFHEFAKGQAKLAKDIADAWRSILPKLEACSSS
- the LOC117858613 gene encoding uncharacterized protein isoform X1 translates to MERARHRSSPSSERFLGSFLAPAAAGEQSASTAFELDEDDLFSTGSASPEPPKLVRRPLILSSVRPANPSPIPRLRRPPEGILDALPERRRSPPQPSSSTSSSPGSPAAAPPRMIPAVPRPAPVPSPQMARSLPVNVPAARLRKPPKVMGEKTLLFPLSPMDEDDEEMLPPHEMVARARARESPMTTFSVLEGAGRTLKGRDLRQVRNAVWRKTGFLD
- the LOC117858613 gene encoding uncharacterized protein isoform X2, which produces MERARHRSSPSSERFLGSFLAPAAAGEQSASTAFELDEDDLFSTGSASPEPPKLVRRPLILSSVRPANPSPIPRLRRPPEGILDALPERRRSPPQPSSSTSSSPGSPAAAPPRMIPAVPRPAPVPSPQMARSLPVNVPAARLRKPPKVMGEKTLLFPLSPMDEDDEEMLPPHEMVARARARESPMTTFSVLEGAGRTLKGRDLRQRETYTY
- the LOC117858613 gene encoding uncharacterized protein isoform X3, with the protein product MERARHRSSPSSERFLGSFLAPAAAGEQSASTAFELDEDDLFSTGSASPEPPKLVRRPLILSSVRPANPSPIPRLRRPPEGILDALPERRRSPPQPSSSTSSSPGSPAAAPPRMIPAVPRPAPVPSPQMARSLPVNVPAARLRKPPKVMGEKTLLFPLSPMDEDDEEMLPPHEMVARARARESPMTTFSVLEGAGRTLKGRDLRQIAVQP